One Rissa tridactyla isolate bRisTri1 chromosome 4, bRisTri1.patW.cur.20221130, whole genome shotgun sequence DNA window includes the following coding sequences:
- the AKTIP gene encoding AKT-interacting protein isoform X1, protein MNPFWSMSTSSVRKRPDADEKTVSGELRTSPLRASTKKQLPSIPKNAVPITKPASPATSSQSTNGTHASYGPFYLEYSLLAEFTLVVKQKLPGVYVQPSYRSALMWFGVIFIRHGLYQDGVFKFTVYIPDNYPDGDCPRLVFDLPVFHPLVDPLSGELDVKRAFAKWRRNHNHIWQVLMYARRVFYKIDTTSPLNPEAAVLYEKDIQLFKSKVVDSVKLCSSHLFDQPKIEDPYAIIFSPWNPAIHDEAREKMLTQKKKPEEQHCKSMHVSGLSWVKPGSVQPFSKEEKTMPT, encoded by the exons ATGAACCCTTTCTGGAGCATGTCTACAAGTTCTGTGCGCAAG AGACCTGACGCTGACGAGAAAACTGTGAGTGGAGAGCTGCGAACCAGTCCTCTACGAGCCTCTACAAAGAAACAGTTGCCTTCTATTCCAAAGAATGCTGTGCCAATAACAAAACCTGCTTCCCCTGCCACGTCGTCCCAGTCAACAAATGGAACACACGCTTCTTATGGGCCTTTTTATCTGGAGTATTCCCTCCTTGCAGAATT TACCTTGGTTGTAAAGCAGAAATTGCCAGGTGTCTATGTGCAGCCATCTTACCGATCAGCATTAA TGTGGTTTGGTGTAATATTCATAAGACATGGGCTGTACCAGGACGGTGTATTTAAATTTACTGTCTATATTCCTGATAATTACCCAGATGGAGACTGCCCG CGCTTGGTTTTTGATCTGCCTGTCTTCCATCCACTAGTGGATCCTTTATCTGGTGAACTGGATGTGAAAAGAGCATTTGCAAAATGGAG GCGAAATCATAATCACATATGGCAAGTATTAATGTATGCTCGCAGAGTCTTCTACAAGATTGATACAACGAGTCCTCTGAACCCTGAGGCTGCAGTGCT GTATGAAAAAGATATTCAGCTGTTCAAAAGTAAAGTGGTGGACAGTGTCAAACTATGCAGCAGTCATTTATTTGATCAGCCCAAAATAGAGGATCCCTATGCAATTAT TTTTTCTCCATGGAATCCAGCTATACATGATGAAGCTAGAGAGAAGATGTTGACTCAGAAG AAGAAGCCAGAAGAGCAGCACTGCAAAAGCATGCATGTTTCTGGCCTGTCATGGGTAAAGCCTGGCTCAGTTCAGCCTTTCAGCAAAGAAGAGAAGACGATGCCTACTTAG
- the AKTIP gene encoding AKT-interacting protein isoform X2 → MNPFWSMSTSSVRKRPDADEKTVSGELRTSPLRASTKKQLPSIPKNAVPITKPASPATSSQSTNGTHASYGPFYLEYSLLAEFTLVVKQKLPGVYVQPSYRSALMWFGVIFIRHGLYQDGVFKFTVYIPDNYPDGDCPRLVFDLPVFHPLVDPLSGELDVKRAFAKWRRNHNHIWQVLMYARRVFYKIDTTSPLNPEAAVLYEKDIQLFKSKVVDSVKLCSSHLFDQPKIEDPYAIIFSPWNPAIHDEAREKMLTQKKPEEQHCKSMHVSGLSWVKPGSVQPFSKEEKTMPT, encoded by the exons ATGAACCCTTTCTGGAGCATGTCTACAAGTTCTGTGCGCAAG AGACCTGACGCTGACGAGAAAACTGTGAGTGGAGAGCTGCGAACCAGTCCTCTACGAGCCTCTACAAAGAAACAGTTGCCTTCTATTCCAAAGAATGCTGTGCCAATAACAAAACCTGCTTCCCCTGCCACGTCGTCCCAGTCAACAAATGGAACACACGCTTCTTATGGGCCTTTTTATCTGGAGTATTCCCTCCTTGCAGAATT TACCTTGGTTGTAAAGCAGAAATTGCCAGGTGTCTATGTGCAGCCATCTTACCGATCAGCATTAA TGTGGTTTGGTGTAATATTCATAAGACATGGGCTGTACCAGGACGGTGTATTTAAATTTACTGTCTATATTCCTGATAATTACCCAGATGGAGACTGCCCG CGCTTGGTTTTTGATCTGCCTGTCTTCCATCCACTAGTGGATCCTTTATCTGGTGAACTGGATGTGAAAAGAGCATTTGCAAAATGGAG GCGAAATCATAATCACATATGGCAAGTATTAATGTATGCTCGCAGAGTCTTCTACAAGATTGATACAACGAGTCCTCTGAACCCTGAGGCTGCAGTGCT GTATGAAAAAGATATTCAGCTGTTCAAAAGTAAAGTGGTGGACAGTGTCAAACTATGCAGCAGTCATTTATTTGATCAGCCCAAAATAGAGGATCCCTATGCAATTAT TTTTTCTCCATGGAATCCAGCTATACATGATGAAGCTAGAGAGAAGATGTTGACTCAGAAG AAGCCAGAAGAGCAGCACTGCAAAAGCATGCATGTTTCTGGCCTGTCATGGGTAAAGCCTGGCTCAGTTCAGCCTTTCAGCAAAGAAGAGAAGACGATGCCTACTTAG
- the RBL2 gene encoding retinoblastoma-like protein 2 isoform X3: MQKPIAEGCQQLPFGKSSWQHYWALTITASYKGNFPMISDDLVNSYHLLLCALDLVYGNALQCPNRKELLNPNFKGLPEDFHSKDYKVSSDPPCIIEKLCSLHYGLVLEAKGIKEHFWKPYIRKLFDKKLLKGKDENLTGFLDPGNFGDSFKAINKAYEEYVLSVGNLDERIFLGEDADEEIGTLTRCLNTTSGMETAERVQVKHNLQQHFDRSKSLRITTPLTGRKYIKESNPYVTPVSIATYSLSRLHTMLAGLKNAPSENLEQILRACSRDPSQSIANRVKEMHEVYCQSMQAEGEFSNFSKDVASKHFRRAEVLYYKVLEAVIEQERRRLGDADLSAILEQDVFHRSLLACCLEIITFTYKPPGNFPLVTEIFDIPVYHFYKVIEVFIRAEDGLCREVVKHLNHIEEQILESMAWKQESILWDRIRDNDNKVPSCEEVMPPQYFERSAGNSVVGSPLTPRRINEVRAETGGLGKGLSSSPTTLYDRYSSPTANPTRRRLFVENDNTSDSGTPVRVSQQPVVNTVPVQNMNPEAMSVTPVPGQTLVTVATATVTANNGQTVTIPVQGIANENGGITFFPVQVNVGTQPQTVSGPIQPLSAQALAGPLNTQLSGAALQLPGQLTVQQVSPGEQRQSQPFTTAASLRPRKMGSLSLFFRKVYHLASVRLRDLCVKLDISDELRKKIWTCFEYSLVHCPEIMMDRHLDQLLMCAIYVMAKVTKEDRSFQNIMRCYRTQPQAKSHVYRSVLIKGRRRRRSGSSDSSSQQNSPTDRSKERNKERSSRDSSPVMRSSSTLPVPHPSSAPPTPTRLTGANSDTEEEERGDLIQFYNNIYIEQIKEFALKYTSNAQIDSPPLSPYPFVRMGSPRRVQLSQNHPVYISPHKNESTLSPREKIFYYFSSSPSKRLKEINSMVRTGETPTKKRGILLEDGTEAPAKRICQENHTALLRRLQDVANDRGSH; the protein is encoded by the exons GTAATTTTCCCATGATCAGTGATGACTTGGTCAATTCCTACCATCTCTTGTTATGCGCTTTGGATTTAGTGTATGGAAACGCTCTCCAGTGTCCTAACCGTAAAGAGCTTCTGAATCCTAATTTTAAAG GTCTGCCTGAAGACTTTCACAGTAAGGATTATAAAGTATCATCTGATCCTCCCTGCATCATTGAAAAACTGTGCTCATTACATTATGGGTTAGTTCTAGAAGCAAAAGGCATAAAGGAACATTTTTGGAAGCCATACATTCGGAAACTTTTTGACAAAAAG CTtctaaaaggaaaagatgaaaatttGACTGGATTTCTAGATCCTGGGAACTTCGGAGACAGCTT CAAAGCCATCAACAAAGCCTATGAGGAGTATGTTCTGTCAGTAGGAAATCTCGACGAGAGAATATTTCTTGGGGAGGATGCAGATGAAGAAATTGGAACTCTCACAAGGTGCTTAAATACAACTTCAGGAATGGAAACAGCTGAAAGAGTCCAAGTGAAGCATAATTTGCAGCAGCACTTTGACAGG tcCAAATCCCTTAGGATTACAACCCCACTTACTGGCCGCAAGTATATTAAAGAGAGCAACCCGTACGTGACACCGGTTTCCATAGCAACATACAGTTTGAGCCGCCTTCACACCATGCTGGCAGGACTGAAAAATGCTCCCAGTGAAAATCTGGAGCAAATACTCAG ggcaTGTTCCAGAGATCCTTCTCAATCTATTGCAAACAGAGTAAAAGAAATGCATGAAGTCTACTGCCAGAGCATGCAGGCCGAAGGAGAATTCAGTAATTTTTCCAAAG ATGTTGCTAGTAAGCATTTTCGTCGTGCTGAGGTGCTGTACTACAAGGTCTTGGAGGCGGTCATTGAGCaagagaggaggaggctgggagaCGCTGATTTGTCC GCAATCCTGGAGCAAGACGTGTTTCATAGATCTCTGCTGGCGTGTTGCCTTGAGATAATTACCTTTACCTATAAGCCGCCTGGAAACTTCCCACTCGTCACTGAAATATTTGACATTCCAGTTTATCATTTTTATAAG GTAATTGAGGTTTTCATTAGAGCAGAGGATGGCCTTTGTCGAGAAGTGGTGAAACACCTTAATCACATCGAAGAACAGATCTTGGAAAGTATGGCTTGGAAACAGGAATCCATTTTGTGGGACAGAATCAGAGATAACGACAACAAAGTTCCTAGTTGTGAAGAG GTAATGCCGCCTCAGTATTTTGAGAGATCTGCTGGGAACAGTGTTGTAGGTTCACCGCTGACACCAAGACGAATAAACGAGGTTCGTGCTGAAACTGGAGGGCTAGGAAAAG GCCTTTCATCTTCTCCAACTACGCTGTACGACAGATACAGTTCTCCTACAGCCAATCCTACAAGGCGAAGACTCTTTGTTGAGAACGATAATACCTCTGACAGTGGGACTCCAGTAAGAGTTTCCCAGCAGCCCGTGGTAAACACGGTGCCTGTGCAGAACATGAATCCCGAAGCCATGTCAGTCACTCCAGTGCCCGGCCAGACACTGGTTACAGTGGCAACTGCCACCGTGACAGCCAATAACGGGCAGACTGTGACAATACCAGTACAAG GTATCGCCAATGAAAATGGAGGAATAACTTTCTTCCCAGTCCAGGTCAATGTCGGGACGCAGCCCCAGACTGTCTCTGGCCCCATCCAGCCCCTCAGTGCCCAGGCTCTGGCTGGTCCCCTCAACACGCAGCTGAGCGGGGCGGCGCTGCAGCTGCCGGGCCAGTTAACGGTTCAGCAGGTCTCGCCGGGGGAGCAAAGACAGAGCCAGCCATTCACCACTGCCGCCTCCCTCAGGCCTCGCAAGATGGGCTCGCTTTCGCTCTTCTTTAGAAAG GTGTATCATTTGGCTAGTGTCCGTCTGCGAGACCTCTGTGTCAAACTCGACATATCTGATGAGCTGCGGAAAAAGATCTGGACGTGCTTTGAGTATTCCCTGGTGCACTGCCCTGAAATCATGATGGATAGACATTTGGATCAGCTGCTGATGTGTGCCATCTATGTAATGGCTAAG GTTACTAAGGAGGACAGATCATTTCAGAACATCATGCGATGCTATCGGACACAACCACAAGCCAAGAGCCAT GTGTATCGCAGCGTCCTGATAAAAGGCAGGAGGCGCCGCCGCTCTGGCAGCAGCGACAGCAGTAGCCAGCAGAACTCGCCTACAGACAGaagcaaagagagaaacaaagaaagaa GCAGCAGGGACTCCAGCCCGGTGATGCGCTCCAGCAGCACCCTGCCCGTCCCGCACCCCAGCAGCgccccccccactcccacccGCCTGACCGGCGCCAACAGCGACACCGAGGAAGAAGAGCGAGGGGACCTCATACAATTCTATAACAACATCTACATCGAGCAGATTAAAGAATTTGCCCTGAAGTATACTTCAAATGCA CAGATCGATTCTCCTCCGCTCTCACCCTACCCGTTTGTAAGGATGGGCTCCCCCCGCAGAGTACAGCTCTCCCAGAACCACCCAGTGTACATCTCGCCGCACAAAAACGAGTCGACTCTCTCTCCTCGAGAGAAAATATTCTATTACTTCAGCAGCAGCCCATCTAAG aggCTAAAGGAAATCAACAGCATGGTTAGAACTGGAGAAACTCCAACAAAGAAGAGAGGCATTCTCTTAGAAGATGGTACTGAAGCACCGGCGAAGCGAATCTGTCAGGAGAATCACACTGCTCTGTTAAGACGACTACAGGACGTGGCGAATGACAGAGGGTCTCACTGA
- the RBL2 gene encoding retinoblastoma-like protein 2 isoform X4: MNGLPEDFHSKDYKVSSDPPCIIEKLCSLHYGLVLEAKGIKEHFWKPYIRKLFDKKLLKGKDENLTGFLDPGNFGDSFKAINKAYEEYVLSVGNLDERIFLGEDADEEIGTLTRCLNTTSGMETAERVQVKHNLQQHFDRSKSLRITTPLTGRKYIKESNPYVTPVSIATYSLSRLHTMLAGLKNAPSENLEQILRACSRDPSQSIANRVKEMHEVYCQSMQAEGEFSNFSKDVASKHFRRAEVLYYKVLEAVIEQERRRLGDADLSAILEQDVFHRSLLACCLEIITFTYKPPGNFPLVTEIFDIPVYHFYKVIEVFIRAEDGLCREVVKHLNHIEEQILESMAWKQESILWDRIRDNDNKVPSCEEVMPPQYFERSAGNSVVGSPLTPRRINEVRAETGGLGKGLSSSPTTLYDRYSSPTANPTRRRLFVENDNTSDSGTPVRVSQQPVVNTVPVQNMNPEAMSVTPVPGQTLVTVATATVTANNGQTVTIPVQGIANENGGITFFPVQVNVGTQPQTVSGPIQPLSAQALAGPLNTQLSGAALQLPGQLTVQQVSPGEQRQSQPFTTAASLRPRKMGSLSLFFRKVYHLASVRLRDLCVKLDISDELRKKIWTCFEYSLVHCPEIMMDRHLDQLLMCAIYVMAKVTKEDRSFQNIMRCYRTQPQAKSHVYRSVLIKGRRRRRSGSSDSSSQQNSPTDRSKERNKERSSRDSSPVMRSSSTLPVPHPSSAPPTPTRLTGANSDTEEEERGDLIQFYNNIYIEQIKEFALKYTSNAQIDSPPLSPYPFVRMGSPRRVQLSQNHPVYISPHKNESTLSPREKIFYYFSSSPSKRLKEINSMVRTGETPTKKRGILLEDGTEAPAKRICQENHTALLRRLQDVANDRGSH, encoded by the exons ATGAATG GTCTGCCTGAAGACTTTCACAGTAAGGATTATAAAGTATCATCTGATCCTCCCTGCATCATTGAAAAACTGTGCTCATTACATTATGGGTTAGTTCTAGAAGCAAAAGGCATAAAGGAACATTTTTGGAAGCCATACATTCGGAAACTTTTTGACAAAAAG CTtctaaaaggaaaagatgaaaatttGACTGGATTTCTAGATCCTGGGAACTTCGGAGACAGCTT CAAAGCCATCAACAAAGCCTATGAGGAGTATGTTCTGTCAGTAGGAAATCTCGACGAGAGAATATTTCTTGGGGAGGATGCAGATGAAGAAATTGGAACTCTCACAAGGTGCTTAAATACAACTTCAGGAATGGAAACAGCTGAAAGAGTCCAAGTGAAGCATAATTTGCAGCAGCACTTTGACAGG tcCAAATCCCTTAGGATTACAACCCCACTTACTGGCCGCAAGTATATTAAAGAGAGCAACCCGTACGTGACACCGGTTTCCATAGCAACATACAGTTTGAGCCGCCTTCACACCATGCTGGCAGGACTGAAAAATGCTCCCAGTGAAAATCTGGAGCAAATACTCAG ggcaTGTTCCAGAGATCCTTCTCAATCTATTGCAAACAGAGTAAAAGAAATGCATGAAGTCTACTGCCAGAGCATGCAGGCCGAAGGAGAATTCAGTAATTTTTCCAAAG ATGTTGCTAGTAAGCATTTTCGTCGTGCTGAGGTGCTGTACTACAAGGTCTTGGAGGCGGTCATTGAGCaagagaggaggaggctgggagaCGCTGATTTGTCC GCAATCCTGGAGCAAGACGTGTTTCATAGATCTCTGCTGGCGTGTTGCCTTGAGATAATTACCTTTACCTATAAGCCGCCTGGAAACTTCCCACTCGTCACTGAAATATTTGACATTCCAGTTTATCATTTTTATAAG GTAATTGAGGTTTTCATTAGAGCAGAGGATGGCCTTTGTCGAGAAGTGGTGAAACACCTTAATCACATCGAAGAACAGATCTTGGAAAGTATGGCTTGGAAACAGGAATCCATTTTGTGGGACAGAATCAGAGATAACGACAACAAAGTTCCTAGTTGTGAAGAG GTAATGCCGCCTCAGTATTTTGAGAGATCTGCTGGGAACAGTGTTGTAGGTTCACCGCTGACACCAAGACGAATAAACGAGGTTCGTGCTGAAACTGGAGGGCTAGGAAAAG GCCTTTCATCTTCTCCAACTACGCTGTACGACAGATACAGTTCTCCTACAGCCAATCCTACAAGGCGAAGACTCTTTGTTGAGAACGATAATACCTCTGACAGTGGGACTCCAGTAAGAGTTTCCCAGCAGCCCGTGGTAAACACGGTGCCTGTGCAGAACATGAATCCCGAAGCCATGTCAGTCACTCCAGTGCCCGGCCAGACACTGGTTACAGTGGCAACTGCCACCGTGACAGCCAATAACGGGCAGACTGTGACAATACCAGTACAAG GTATCGCCAATGAAAATGGAGGAATAACTTTCTTCCCAGTCCAGGTCAATGTCGGGACGCAGCCCCAGACTGTCTCTGGCCCCATCCAGCCCCTCAGTGCCCAGGCTCTGGCTGGTCCCCTCAACACGCAGCTGAGCGGGGCGGCGCTGCAGCTGCCGGGCCAGTTAACGGTTCAGCAGGTCTCGCCGGGGGAGCAAAGACAGAGCCAGCCATTCACCACTGCCGCCTCCCTCAGGCCTCGCAAGATGGGCTCGCTTTCGCTCTTCTTTAGAAAG GTGTATCATTTGGCTAGTGTCCGTCTGCGAGACCTCTGTGTCAAACTCGACATATCTGATGAGCTGCGGAAAAAGATCTGGACGTGCTTTGAGTATTCCCTGGTGCACTGCCCTGAAATCATGATGGATAGACATTTGGATCAGCTGCTGATGTGTGCCATCTATGTAATGGCTAAG GTTACTAAGGAGGACAGATCATTTCAGAACATCATGCGATGCTATCGGACACAACCACAAGCCAAGAGCCAT GTGTATCGCAGCGTCCTGATAAAAGGCAGGAGGCGCCGCCGCTCTGGCAGCAGCGACAGCAGTAGCCAGCAGAACTCGCCTACAGACAGaagcaaagagagaaacaaagaaagaa GCAGCAGGGACTCCAGCCCGGTGATGCGCTCCAGCAGCACCCTGCCCGTCCCGCACCCCAGCAGCgccccccccactcccacccGCCTGACCGGCGCCAACAGCGACACCGAGGAAGAAGAGCGAGGGGACCTCATACAATTCTATAACAACATCTACATCGAGCAGATTAAAGAATTTGCCCTGAAGTATACTTCAAATGCA CAGATCGATTCTCCTCCGCTCTCACCCTACCCGTTTGTAAGGATGGGCTCCCCCCGCAGAGTACAGCTCTCCCAGAACCACCCAGTGTACATCTCGCCGCACAAAAACGAGTCGACTCTCTCTCCTCGAGAGAAAATATTCTATTACTTCAGCAGCAGCCCATCTAAG aggCTAAAGGAAATCAACAGCATGGTTAGAACTGGAGAAACTCCAACAAAGAAGAGAGGCATTCTCTTAGAAGATGGTACTGAAGCACCGGCGAAGCGAATCTGTCAGGAGAATCACACTGCTCTGTTAAGACGACTACAGGACGTGGCGAATGACAGAGGGTCTCACTGA